From a single Streptomyces sp. NBC_01264 genomic region:
- a CDS encoding sensor histidine kinase: MEWNALFRAAPNRRGSASQGSVSRGSAAWGPVAWDRAAAVACLLITVPFEVYAEVAHQSWASHPLLRWLGILASCAALLWRRTRFPLAALVVLAATALSAKFITLFFLAYAAGRHQRAAYAYGFGVAATAELITINALGSGPPLVHESSPSSLALLASTVALTSVVGVTRSRHLAERAHLQEVARERAAEAVNAERRRLVREFHDLLGHDVALLNILVESLRSSVGGRDPSADGLLDAAQRQCAAASDHLRGMTAVLRLRELDTTAPDGAAGPGTGLDALSRSLDSVRAAGVDVRLSDGFAECFGRLPAAHREAARRVVTEGLTNILRYAPGSAVRLSLRADPAGWTLDVRNGPPGAPVRSLAPGTGLGQAGLRGRLESLGGGLEAGPAGGPAEADPDAGTEEALRAGGYLLRAHAPYPIEGAEQ, translated from the coding sequence GTGGAGTGGAACGCGCTCTTCCGTGCGGCCCCGAACCGGCGGGGCTCCGCCTCCCAGGGCTCCGTCTCCCGGGGCTCCGCCGCCTGGGGCCCGGTCGCCTGGGACCGGGCCGCCGCCGTGGCGTGCCTGCTGATCACCGTCCCCTTCGAGGTCTACGCCGAGGTCGCCCACCAGTCCTGGGCCAGCCACCCGCTGCTGCGCTGGCTGGGGATCCTCGCCTCCTGCGCCGCGCTGCTGTGGCGCAGGACCCGCTTCCCGCTCGCCGCCCTCGTGGTACTGGCCGCGACCGCGCTCAGCGCGAAGTTCATCACCCTCTTCTTCCTCGCCTATGCCGCCGGACGCCACCAACGCGCCGCCTACGCCTACGGGTTCGGGGTGGCCGCCACCGCCGAGCTGATCACGATCAACGCACTGGGCTCCGGCCCGCCCCTGGTCCACGAGAGCTCCCCCTCCAGCCTGGCCCTGCTGGCTTCCACCGTGGCCCTGACGAGCGTGGTGGGCGTGACCCGGAGCCGCCACCTGGCGGAGCGGGCCCACCTCCAGGAGGTGGCCCGGGAGCGGGCCGCCGAGGCGGTCAACGCCGAACGGCGCAGGCTCGTAAGGGAGTTCCACGATCTGCTCGGCCATGATGTGGCCCTGCTGAACATCCTGGTCGAATCCCTACGGAGCTCCGTGGGCGGGCGGGATCCGTCCGCCGACGGGCTCCTCGACGCGGCGCAGCGGCAGTGCGCGGCCGCCTCGGACCATCTGCGGGGCATGACCGCCGTGCTCCGGCTGCGCGAGCTGGACACGACGGCGCCGGACGGCGCCGCCGGACCCGGCACCGGACTCGACGCCCTGAGCCGCTCGCTCGACAGCGTCAGGGCGGCGGGGGTCGACGTACGGCTCTCGGACGGGTTCGCCGAGTGCTTCGGGCGGCTGCCGGCGGCCCACCGGGAGGCCGCCCGCCGGGTGGTCACCGAGGGACTGACCAACATCCTGAGGTACGCCCCCGGTTCGGCCGTGCGGCTGTCGCTGCGGGCGGACCCCGCTGGCTGGACCCTCGACGTCCGCAACGGGCCGCCGGGAGCACCCGTACGGTCGCTCGCGCCGGGCACCGGCCTCGGGCAGGCCGGGCTCCGCGGCCGGCTGGAGTCGCTGGGCGGCGGTCTCGAGGCGGGGCCGGCCGGCGGCCCCGCCGAGGCGGATCCCGATGCCGGCACCGAGGAGGCCCTGCGGGCCGGCGGCTACCTGCTGCGCGCCCACGCCCCCTACCCGATCGAAGGAGCAGAGCAGTGA
- a CDS encoding response regulator transcription factor, with amino-acid sequence MIRIVITDDEDVIRAGLRTILAVPDEIEVVGEASSGAEALEVVAAHSPDVVLLDLAMPDGPDGAETARLLREEHPGLGILILTTIADEEQVARVWRAGADGYLLKTASGAEMREAVHSAAGHRAVLSPDVISTVMSRFATHHHPAPTPEVMARVRTLSQGELRCVVALADGFGNREIAERLGLAEGTVKTHLSRALHKCGLANRTQLALLANDQRELLTGLLR; translated from the coding sequence GTGATCCGTATCGTGATCACCGATGACGAGGACGTCATCCGCGCGGGACTGCGCACCATCCTCGCCGTCCCGGACGAGATCGAGGTCGTGGGCGAGGCGAGTTCGGGCGCCGAAGCCCTGGAGGTCGTCGCCGCGCACTCCCCCGACGTCGTCCTCCTCGATCTGGCCATGCCGGACGGCCCGGACGGCGCCGAGACCGCCCGGCTGCTCCGCGAGGAACACCCGGGCCTCGGCATCCTCATCCTGACGACGATCGCGGACGAGGAGCAGGTGGCCCGGGTCTGGCGGGCGGGCGCCGACGGCTACCTGCTGAAGACCGCCTCAGGCGCGGAGATGCGCGAGGCGGTCCACAGCGCCGCCGGACACCGTGCGGTGCTCAGCCCCGACGTGATCTCCACCGTCATGAGCCGGTTCGCCACCCACCACCATCCGGCGCCGACGCCCGAGGTCATGGCGCGCGTCCGCACCCTCTCGCAGGGTGAGCTGCGCTGCGTGGTCGCGCTCGCCGACGGATTCGGCAACCGGGAGATCGCCGAGCGGCTCGGCCTCGCGGAGGGCACGGTCAAGACCCATCTCTCCCGCGCCCTGCACAAGTGCGGCCTCGCGAACCGCACGCAGCTCGCCCTCCTCGCCAACGACCAGCGCGAGCTCCTGACCGGTCTCCTTCGGTGA
- a CDS encoding carbohydrate binding domain-containing protein, whose product MRSRTRSRPGGRSVALALAVAGSLAAALPVVGASLAEAAPAAVAAGDGTATVFYYTKTRNWTAYNLHWAPDGGSWTSVPGTGMEVACTDWVKKTVSLGSAAGLQATFNNGQGTWDNNGGKNYALGAGVITVKDGVVAHSDPCAAGDPGGGTGTGASATVYYATTTVGWPTVNLHWAPTGGAWTTAPGTGMDPACTGWVKKTVPLGSAAGLAATFNNGNGTWDNNNGRNYALGTGLSTVKDTTVTANAADPCAAAVPDTTTPTVPAGLRVTATDVSTVVTWDAATDDRGVTGYQVTRSGGTKGTSLTSVTSTVLTESGLEERTAYSYTVRAVDAAGNLSAVSTAAVATTGTRPPAPAGSAPLGGDPRKDPIYFVLTARFNDGDSANNRGGSQDVKSGNAATNDPMFRGDFKGLVEKLDYVKALGFSAIWITPVVLNRSDYDYHGYHGYDFYKVDPRLESAGASYQDLINAAHAKGVKIYQDVVYNHSSRWGAKGLFTPTVYGVRDAQWSWYYDEKQAGFEYDGLTVDPKSGKSYYNGDLWSTSEPSGNTCVNWGAATQYKSAEGYTIYNCQWPNPTSGMFPKALFHQCWIGNWEGEDARSCWIHEDLADFNTENAAVQNYLIGAYNKYIDMGVDGFRLDTAVHIPRVTWNRRFLPAIQQRVAQQFGARKAQDFYVFGEVGSFVNDKWNRGSANQSAQYYTWKDSAAYSADDATAAVQQYREDNDPAKQPTSTNAFLDGNVYHAPDHSKFSGMNVIDMRMHMNFGDANNAFQNGKDSDDSYNDATYNVVYVDSHDFGPGKSSTRYAGGTDAWAENMALMWTFRGIPTLYYGSETEFQAGKQIDCGPTCPLAGTGRAYYGDKIAGTVTASGFSKVASATGPVATTLESPLAKHLQRLNEIRRAVPALQMGQYSTEGVSGGMAFKRRYTDTATGVDSFVLVAVTGAATYTGVPNGAYKDAVTGDVKTVTGGTLSVPAPGKGNMRVYVLDPGGANAAPGKVGASGPYLK is encoded by the coding sequence TTGAGATCACGTACGCGATCACGTCCCGGAGGGCGGTCCGTTGCCCTGGCTCTGGCCGTCGCGGGAAGTCTGGCGGCCGCGCTGCCGGTCGTCGGAGCTTCGCTCGCCGAGGCGGCCCCCGCCGCCGTGGCGGCGGGCGACGGCACGGCTACGGTCTTCTACTACACCAAGACCCGCAACTGGACTGCCTACAACCTGCATTGGGCACCCGACGGCGGTAGCTGGACGAGTGTGCCGGGCACCGGGATGGAGGTCGCCTGTACCGACTGGGTGAAGAAGACCGTCAGCCTCGGCTCGGCCGCCGGACTCCAGGCGACCTTCAACAACGGCCAGGGGACCTGGGACAACAACGGAGGCAAGAACTACGCCCTGGGCGCCGGGGTCATCACCGTCAAGGACGGAGTGGTGGCCCACAGCGACCCCTGCGCAGCCGGGGATCCGGGTGGCGGCACGGGGACCGGCGCGAGCGCCACCGTCTACTACGCGACGACGACGGTCGGCTGGCCGACCGTCAATCTGCACTGGGCCCCGACCGGCGGAGCCTGGACCACCGCCCCCGGCACCGGAATGGACCCCGCCTGCACGGGCTGGGTGAAGAAGACGGTGCCGCTCGGCTCGGCGGCCGGTCTCGCCGCCACCTTCAACAACGGCAACGGCACCTGGGACAACAACAACGGCAGGAACTACGCCCTCGGCACGGGCCTGTCCACGGTGAAGGACACCACGGTCACCGCGAACGCCGCCGACCCGTGCGCCGCCGCCGTCCCCGACACCACCACGCCCACCGTGCCCGCGGGCCTGCGGGTGACCGCCACCGACGTGTCCACCGTCGTGACCTGGGACGCCGCCACGGACGACCGGGGAGTGACCGGCTACCAGGTCACCCGCTCGGGCGGCACCAAGGGAACTTCTCTCACCTCCGTCACCTCCACCGTCCTCACCGAGTCGGGACTGGAGGAGCGCACCGCCTACAGCTACACGGTCAGGGCGGTGGACGCGGCCGGGAACCTCTCCGCCGTCTCCACCGCGGCCGTCGCCACCACGGGCACCCGACCCCCGGCCCCCGCCGGATCCGCGCCGCTGGGCGGAGACCCGCGCAAGGACCCGATCTACTTCGTGCTCACCGCCCGCTTCAACGACGGCGACAGCGCCAACAACCGGGGCGGCAGCCAGGACGTGAAGTCCGGGAACGCCGCCACCAACGACCCCATGTTCCGGGGGGACTTCAAGGGTCTGGTCGAGAAGCTGGACTACGTCAAAGCCCTCGGTTTCTCCGCGATCTGGATCACCCCGGTCGTGCTGAACCGCTCCGACTACGACTACCACGGCTATCACGGCTACGACTTCTACAAGGTCGACCCCCGCCTGGAATCGGCGGGCGCCTCCTATCAAGATCTGATCAACGCCGCCCATGCCAAGGGCGTCAAGATCTACCAGGACGTGGTCTACAACCACAGTTCCCGCTGGGGAGCCAAGGGCCTGTTCACCCCCACCGTCTACGGCGTGCGCGACGCCCAGTGGTCCTGGTACTACGACGAGAAGCAGGCCGGCTTCGAGTACGACGGCCTCACCGTGGACCCCAAGAGCGGAAAGTCGTACTACAACGGCGACTTGTGGTCGACCAGCGAGCCGTCCGGGAACACCTGCGTCAACTGGGGCGCGGCCACCCAGTACAAGAGCGCCGAGGGCTACACCATCTACAACTGCCAGTGGCCGAACCCCACCTCGGGGATGTTCCCCAAGGCCCTGTTCCACCAGTGCTGGATCGGCAACTGGGAAGGGGAGGACGCCCGTTCCTGCTGGATTCACGAGGACCTCGCCGACTTCAACACCGAGAACGCGGCCGTCCAGAACTACCTCATCGGCGCCTACAACAAGTACATCGACATGGGCGTCGACGGCTTCCGCCTGGACACGGCCGTGCACATCCCCCGCGTCACCTGGAACCGCCGCTTCCTGCCCGCCATCCAGCAGCGCGTGGCCCAGCAGTTCGGCGCCCGGAAGGCCCAGGACTTCTACGTGTTCGGCGAGGTCGGCTCCTTCGTCAACGACAAGTGGAACCGCGGCTCGGCCAACCAGTCCGCCCAGTACTACACATGGAAGGATTCGGCGGCGTACAGCGCGGACGACGCCACCGCCGCCGTCCAGCAGTACAGAGAAGACAATGATCCGGCGAAGCAGCCGACCAGCACCAACGCCTTCCTCGACGGAAACGTGTACCACGCCCCCGACCACAGCAAGTTCTCCGGCATGAACGTCATCGACATGCGCATGCACATGAACTTCGGGGACGCGAACAACGCCTTCCAGAACGGCAAGGACTCCGACGACAGCTACAACGACGCCACTTACAACGTCGTCTACGTCGACAGCCACGACTTCGGCCCCGGAAAGTCCTCCACCCGCTACGCGGGCGGCACCGACGCCTGGGCCGAGAACATGGCCCTGATGTGGACCTTCCGCGGCATCCCGACCCTGTACTACGGCTCCGAGACCGAGTTCCAGGCCGGCAAGCAGATCGACTGCGGCCCGACCTGTCCGCTCGCCGGCACCGGCCGCGCGTACTACGGGGACAAGATCGCGGGGACGGTCACCGCCTCCGGCTTCTCGAAGGTCGCCTCCGCCACCGGGCCGGTCGCCACCACCCTCGAATCCCCCCTGGCCAAACACCTCCAGCGGCTGAACGAGATCCGCCGCGCCGTGCCCGCGCTCCAGATGGGCCAGTACTCCACCGAGGGCGTCTCGGGAGGCATGGCCTTCAAGCGCCGCTACACCGACACCGCCACCGGAGTGGACAGCTTCGTCCTGGTGGCCGTCACCGGGGCCGCCACGTACACGGGCGTCCCCAACGGCGCCTACAAGGACGCCGTCACCGGCGACGTGAAGACCGTCACCGGCGGCACGCTGTCCGTCCCGGCCCCCGGGAAGGGCAACATGCGGGTCTACGTCCTCGACCCGGGCGGCGCCAACGCCGCCCCCGGCAAGGTGGGTGCCTCCGGGCCCTACCTGAAGTAG
- a CDS encoding RNA-binding S4 domain-containing protein, whose product MAEEGTAGAGAGSGSGSARVDVWIWSVRLTKTRAIAATACRAGHVRVNGERAKPAQPVRAGDEVRLFHAGRERIVVVRRAVSKRVGAPVAAECLTDNSPPPPTPVEAAVVGIRDRGAGRPTKRERREIETLRGGR is encoded by the coding sequence ATGGCTGAAGAGGGAACCGCAGGTGCGGGCGCGGGGTCGGGTTCGGGGTCGGCGCGGGTCGACGTGTGGATCTGGTCGGTCCGGCTGACGAAGACGCGGGCGATCGCCGCCACGGCGTGCCGGGCGGGACACGTGCGGGTCAACGGGGAGCGCGCGAAGCCGGCCCAGCCGGTACGGGCCGGGGACGAGGTACGGCTCTTCCATGCGGGGCGCGAGCGCATCGTGGTGGTCCGGCGCGCGGTGTCCAAGCGGGTCGGCGCCCCGGTGGCCGCGGAATGCCTGACCGACAACAGCCCGCCGCCGCCGACCCCGGTGGAGGCGGCGGTGGTCGGCATCCGCGACCGCGGCGCGGGCCGACCGACGAAGCGCGAACGCCGCGAGATCGAAACCCTGCGCGGCGGCCGCTAG
- a CDS encoding TOBE domain-containing protein: MQSYTIGQAARLLGVSPDTARRWADAGRVATHRDEGGRRLIDGRALAAFSIEVAQGAHTEDGETYTSARNAFPGIVTAVKLGDVAAQVEIQAGPHRLVSLLTREAVDELGLRVGMRATARVKSTSVHIDRT, encoded by the coding sequence ATGCAGTCCTACACCATCGGTCAGGCGGCCCGCCTTCTGGGCGTCAGCCCGGACACCGCTCGCCGCTGGGCCGACGCCGGCCGCGTCGCGACCCATCGCGACGAGGGCGGTCGCCGGCTGATCGACGGACGCGCCCTGGCCGCCTTCTCCATCGAGGTGGCACAGGGGGCCCACACCGAGGACGGCGAGACCTACACCTCGGCGCGCAACGCCTTCCCGGGCATCGTCACCGCCGTCAAGCTCGGCGACGTGGCCGCCCAGGTGGAGATCCAGGCCGGTCCCCACCGCCTGGTCTCCCTGCTGACCCGGGAGGCGGTCGACGAACTCGGACTGCGGGTCGGGATGCGGGCCACCGCCCGCGTGAAGTCGACCAGCGTGCACATCGACCGCACCTGA
- the modA gene encoding molybdate ABC transporter substrate-binding protein — MSTFLPLNRRTAALTLSAALLVPALAACGSSDDKKDTGAASPGTSASAEPKAANLTVLAAASLTDVFKTAGAAYEEAHPGTKINFSFAGSQELAAQVKQGAPADALVTADTKTMTGLLAQTNDPSIIAKNRLVIATVKGNPFKIAGLKDLANTKIKVVLAAPEVPVGRYSKQILDAQKIEVKPVSQEPNVRAVLSKVELGEADAGLVYKTDTLKSGDKVAVVEIPDAENAVASYPAASLKGSKNAEAAAAFVAWLTTPEAQKILQDAGFQKP; from the coding sequence ATGTCCACGTTCCTGCCCCTGAACCGCCGCACCGCCGCGCTCACCCTCTCCGCCGCCCTGCTCGTGCCGGCGCTCGCCGCCTGCGGCAGCAGCGACGACAAGAAGGACACCGGCGCCGCTTCCCCGGGCACCTCCGCCTCCGCCGAGCCCAAGGCCGCGAACCTGACGGTGCTCGCCGCAGCCTCCCTGACCGACGTCTTCAAGACCGCCGGCGCGGCGTACGAGGAGGCGCACCCGGGCACCAAGATCAACTTCTCCTTCGCCGGTTCGCAGGAGCTCGCCGCCCAGGTCAAGCAGGGTGCCCCGGCCGACGCGCTGGTCACCGCCGACACCAAGACCATGACCGGCCTGCTGGCGCAGACCAACGACCCGTCGATCATCGCCAAGAACCGTCTGGTCATCGCCACCGTCAAGGGCAACCCGTTCAAGATCGCCGGCCTCAAGGACCTCGCCAACACCAAGATCAAGGTCGTGCTGGCCGCACCCGAGGTCCCGGTCGGCCGCTACAGCAAGCAGATCCTCGACGCGCAGAAGATCGAGGTGAAGCCGGTCTCCCAGGAGCCCAACGTCCGCGCCGTGCTGAGCAAGGTCGAGCTGGGCGAAGCCGACGCCGGTCTGGTCTACAAGACCGACACCCTCAAGTCCGGTGACAAGGTCGCCGTCGTGGAGATCCCGGACGCCGAGAACGCCGTGGCCTCGTACCCGGCCGCCTCGCTCAAGGGTTCCAAGAACGCCGAGGCCGCGGCCGCGTTCGTGGCCTGGCTGACCACCCCGGAGGCTCAGAAGATCCTCCAGGACGCGGGCTTCCAGAAGCCGTAA
- a CDS encoding ABC transporter permease produces the protein MSRLRTRSARPPVALALPALLAVAFLLMPLVGILSRTQWRDLGSHLTSPGVVEALRLSLIVSLWALGFSLLLGVPLAWLLARVEFKGKALVRSLVLLPMVLPPTVGGVALLLGFGRRGLLGPWLEGTFGITLPFHTSGAVIAATFVAMPFLVISLEGALGGLKPSYEETAASLGSTPLRVFFTVTLPMVAPGLIAGAALTWARALGEFGATITFAGNLPGTTQTLPLQVYLLLQDQPEAATSVSLLLLAIAMAVLVALRGRWTGTPVTRKDPGAAVPPEEPGGPAPADPVRPGAPVSHGDPVSPGTQAEGGHWPLHATVTGYNELTLDAEPGTTIAVVGENGAGKTTLLRALLGLTPRAHAELRLGDADVTDLPPHRRQVAWVPQDGALFPHLSALANTAYGLRAHRVPRASARAEAQAWLDRLGVGHLAHRKPAQLSGGQAQRVALARALAARPRLLLLDEPLAALDQTTRAHVRHTLRRHLSGFGGVCLIVTHDPVEAVSLADRVLVLSDGRTLQDAPPSEVTRHPRSPWVARMLGRNAWPGTASADGLELAAGGRLVVAEALPEGAQALAIIAPEAVSVHRDRPGGSPRNVWPGTVREITSVGSRLRLLIGSDQAPDLVAEITPEAAAELGIVDGATVWTSVKATEVTLVQL, from the coding sequence ATGAGCAGACTCCGTACCCGCAGCGCCCGGCCCCCCGTGGCTCTGGCGCTCCCCGCGCTGCTCGCCGTGGCGTTCCTGCTGATGCCGCTCGTCGGCATCCTCAGCCGCACCCAGTGGCGCGATCTCGGCTCGCACCTCACCAGCCCCGGTGTGGTCGAGGCGCTCCGGCTCTCGCTGATCGTGTCCCTGTGGGCCCTCGGCTTCTCCCTCCTCCTCGGGGTGCCGCTGGCCTGGCTGCTGGCCCGCGTCGAGTTCAAGGGCAAGGCGCTGGTCCGCTCGCTGGTCCTGCTCCCCATGGTGCTGCCGCCCACGGTCGGCGGTGTGGCCCTGCTGCTCGGTTTCGGCCGGCGCGGGCTGCTCGGCCCCTGGCTCGAGGGCACCTTCGGCATCACGCTGCCCTTCCACACCTCCGGCGCGGTCATCGCGGCCACCTTCGTCGCGATGCCCTTCCTCGTGATCAGCCTGGAGGGCGCGCTCGGCGGGCTCAAGCCGAGCTACGAGGAGACCGCCGCCTCCCTCGGTTCCACCCCGCTGCGCGTGTTCTTCACCGTGACGCTGCCGATGGTGGCGCCGGGCCTGATCGCCGGAGCCGCGCTGACCTGGGCCCGGGCGCTCGGGGAGTTCGGTGCCACCATCACCTTCGCGGGCAACCTCCCGGGCACCACCCAGACCCTGCCGCTCCAGGTGTACCTGCTGCTCCAGGACCAGCCCGAGGCAGCCACCTCCGTGTCCCTGCTGCTGCTCGCGATCGCCATGGCCGTACTCGTCGCCCTGCGCGGGAGGTGGACGGGAACCCCCGTCACCCGCAAGGACCCCGGCGCGGCGGTGCCCCCCGAGGAGCCCGGCGGCCCGGCCCCCGCGGACCCCGTACGGCCCGGGGCTCCGGTCTCCCACGGGGATCCGGTCTCCCCCGGCACTCAGGCCGAGGGCGGGCACTGGCCGCTGCACGCCACCGTCACCGGCTACAACGAGCTCACCCTCGACGCCGAACCCGGCACCACCATCGCCGTCGTCGGCGAGAACGGCGCCGGCAAGACCACCCTGCTACGCGCCCTGCTCGGCCTGACCCCCCGCGCCCACGCCGAACTCCGCCTCGGCGACGCCGACGTGACCGACCTGCCCCCGCACCGGCGCCAGGTCGCCTGGGTCCCCCAGGACGGGGCGCTGTTCCCGCACCTGAGCGCGCTCGCCAACACCGCGTACGGGCTGCGCGCCCACCGGGTGCCCCGGGCCTCCGCCCGGGCGGAGGCCCAGGCCTGGCTGGACCGGCTCGGCGTCGGGCACCTCGCCCACCGCAAGCCCGCCCAGCTCTCCGGCGGGCAGGCCCAACGCGTGGCGCTGGCCCGCGCGCTGGCCGCCCGCCCGCGCCTGCTGCTCCTCGACGAGCCCCTCGCCGCCCTCGACCAGACCACCCGCGCCCATGTCCGGCACACCCTGCGCCGGCACCTGTCCGGCTTCGGCGGGGTCTGCCTCATCGTCACGCACGACCCCGTCGAGGCGGTGTCCCTGGCCGACCGGGTCCTCGTACTCTCCGACGGGCGGACCCTTCAGGACGCCCCGCCCTCCGAGGTGACCCGGCACCCGCGCTCCCCGTGGGTGGCCCGGATGCTGGGGCGCAACGCCTGGCCCGGTACGGCCTCGGCCGACGGACTGGAACTCGCCGCCGGGGGCCGCCTGGTGGTGGCCGAGGCGCTGCCCGAAGGGGCGCAGGCGCTCGCGATCATCGCCCCCGAGGCGGTGTCCGTGCACCGGGACCGCCCGGGCGGCAGCCCTCGTAACGTATGGCCCGGCACCGTACGGGAGATCACCTCGGTCGGCAGCCGCCTGCGCCTGCTGATCGGCTCGGACCAGGCACCCGACCTGGTCGCGGAGATCACCCCCGAGGCGGCCGCCGAACTGGGAATCGTCGACGGCGCCACGGTATGGACCAGCGTGAAGGCGACCGAGGTCACCCTCGTACAACTCTGA
- a CDS encoding barstar family protein: MNKPAGALLGPGRYYGWGWDAFTDCLCGGFAVAPPFTLTWHASEVARRALADVVEDPQDGLSSFEEIVRLLERRGVTVVLR; the protein is encoded by the coding sequence GTGAACAAGCCGGCCGGTGCCCTGCTCGGGCCCGGCCGCTACTACGGGTGGGGGTGGGACGCCTTCACGGACTGCCTGTGCGGTGGATTCGCAGTGGCCCCGCCCTTCACCTTGACCTGGCACGCCTCCGAGGTCGCGCGCCGCGCGCTGGCGGACGTCGTAGAGGATCCGCAGGACGGTCTTTCCTCCTTCGAGGAGATCGTTCGGCTCCTCGAGCGGCGCGGGGTCACGGTCGTGCTCCGGTGA